GTCAAACGAGCTACATCTTGCAATTCATCAACCACCACGGGATCTGCAATATAAGCTTTTGTTCCGTTGTTAAGAGATTTTGCGATATCGTTTGCGATCAGACCACCTAAATTGGAGGCATGTTCTCCAAGAGGAGGATTATTCAAGTCGTTAATTAACGCCTCATTTACTTCATATACACCGGATTCGATAGGTTTAACTAAACCTCCTCTTCCAACAATTGCGTTGATTTCATTAATATTAAATCCAGCATTCTTCAGTTCGGAAAGAATAATATCTTTCCGAAATTGGAACTGTGAAGCCACGTTATCGAATTTCGCAATTTCCTCTGCGGAATGTTTGATGTTCTTTACAAATTTCTCTGTTTCATCTTCAAAGATTGCAATTTTCGTGGAAGTTGATCCCGGATTGATCGCAAGAATTTTAAATGACATAGTTTTAATTGTTATTTTAAATATTAATAATTATTCTTTTTCGCACGTTATGAGGCTGCAAAATTTATAAATTGTAAGCAAAACTCAAAGAAAAAGTGATAATTTATTTATAATAGAGAATCAATCCGAATAAGCGGATGAATAAAGGGCATCAACAATGGCTTGAGCAATGATCTTTAGGTAGTACGGGGCATTCTTTATAGAATCTTGAATAGAACGGGCATACTGGCTCATCGTGAATACTTTATCGAAACGGGTAAGGACCTGTTTTTCTGCCAATCCGACAACGGCATAAACCGGAACGTTTTGTTGCAAACATAAGGTTGCAACTGTTCCCGGAATTTTGCCATAAAAGGACTGGATATCAATTTTTCCTTCTCCGGTGATAACAATTCCGGCTTGTAAAAGATTGTCGTGGAAATGGGAGAGAGTCAAGCAATATTCGGAACCCGAAACAAGTTGTGCGTTTAGTAAAGCGTGCATGGCCGCCGTGATTCCACCCGCGGCTCCTCCATGTTTCAACCGGGTTACATCTTTACCTGTGTGCTGTTTTAATAAAGCACTCCAAAGGCACAATTGATTATCAAGCATGACAACTTGTTCTGGTGATGCTCCTTTTTGCGGGGCAAACACGGCGGCTGCACCTTCCGGTCCACAAATAGGATTATCAACATCACATAATATCGTAATATGAATGCCATTAAATCTTTGCTGCAATAATTTAGTGTTAATCTCCTTAATATCTGTGATATAATTTCTATTCGAAGAATTGTTGACAATTGTCAATCCCATTTCTTGCAGAGCTCCTGTACCACCATCCACGCTGGCACTTCCACCGACACAAAGAATCAAATGGGTCGCTCCTTGAGAGAGGGCATGATTGATTAAAACACCGAACCCTGCCGTGTTCGTGTTCAAGATGTCATACTCCTCTCGTTTCAAATGTTTCAGACCACAAGCTTCGGCTAATTCAATGATAGCCGTGTTGTCTTTTAAGTAATATGAGGCAAAATGTTCACGTCCCAAGGCATCTACCGTTTTCGTCATGATAGGGAGTGCATGAAGGTAATGTGCCACAATTCGGGCTGTTCCATCACCGCCATCTCCTAATGGAAGAGAGATCGTATGAAATCCACATTCCTCTAATTCAGTGGCTAGGATTCGACAAAACTCGAAAGCATCCAGACTTCCCTTGAATGAGTTAGGAGCTAGAAGAATATTACGATTGTTTATGAGGTTCATGGTTAGATATTGTCAGGATGCACGGGATGTGCTTGGGCTCCTTTTTCATTGGCCAGCAATTTTTTCCCGTCTTCGAAAGCCTTGCAGTAATCAGGATCGAACAGATTTCTGTCCGGCCATTCTTTTACCCGATCCATGGCACGAACCATCATACCTTCGATCTTGTGGGGAAAACGAGGTCCGGTCCAATTGCTCGTGTTGGTGATAAATGCCCAACAGAACCCGTCCCGTTGACGTTTCAACATGGCACTGGTTCCTGCCAAAGTACCGGAACGCCACCAATCACCCTGATTGTTCGTGTTCATCCAGCCAAGAGGTAAAGCGTTTTTCACGCATTTTGTCATGGTCTCCACGCTCTCTTTTGTCAATATATCCGGATATGAATCGTCAGCGTCTATGGCAGAAAGGAAACGTAATAATTCGGTCGGGGAAGCCACCCAACCACCGGCACCATAAAGAGCCTCAATATTGTTTCCCCCGTTACTGCGATATACTAGCGTGTCCCGCCCATCACATGAACGGATCAGGTCTGCGTCCGATTGTTCGTAATACCTGACCTCGTTGAAATATCGGTCTTTATCCAGATTATGTGCCAAATGCATATCATAACACCCGGCAGGAATGAGTATACTGTCCTGAATAAATTCTTCGTAGTTTTTTCCGGAAACTTTTTCTATCACCCTAGACAATATTCCGTAACCCACGTTTGAATAACACGTGCTTGTTCCCGGTGTGAAACCTAAACGTCGGGATAAAACAAATTTAATGATGGTATTCAAGTCAGCTGGTGCCGGAACATTCATTTTTTCCGCTATGTCTACCGGGCAGAACATAGGGTCTCCTGCGCGATTGGTGAATCCCCCCTGATGGCGTAGAAGATTTTCCACGGTGATATTATTCACCCGTTTATCTTTTATCGGGGCATAAAGTGTCGTGTCACTTAAAATACCTTCTTCACCAAATACTTTATCATCCAAAGATAGAATCCCGTTTTCAACTAATTTCATAATTCCTGCCGCCGTGATTAGCTTGGAAACCGAGGCAATTCGGAAGATATGGTTCACATCGGTTTTCACCTCATTTTCTTCATCGGCATACCCATATCCCTTGCTATAAATCAGTTTTCCATCTTTCATGATTGCGAGGGAAGCCCCTTTTATTTCCCACTGACTCATAAAACGTTCAATCGTTTGATCTAAACGCTTGGTTTCAACTAGATCAGAATATTCATTCGTGAATAAATCATGTACCGCTACGGCAAGCGTGTCTTGGGGAATAGAATCTTTTTCAACCTGAATTTCTTTTGTGAAAGAATTCCAAGGTCTGAAACTGATAACTGAAAAGAATAGTATAATTAGTATAATATATTTCATTACATCTGCAATCTAAAGAAAAAAGCGTAATATTCTTTTGAGATGGAATATTACGCTTGCAATATTAATAAAAATACATTTTTATTCAAAGAGATCAGATGTGAAACACCTTTAAAAATTCTTACTTAATAAATTGAAGTAGTGTTCCATAACTTTCACCAGCAATGGGTGGTGCGGGTCGAAAGCTATTCCGTCTATATGAGCGATGGGCAACACAAGTGGGGAAGTCCCCGTTATAAAGGCTGCTTGATAGGAGGCAATGTCTTTGTAATTCACTCTTTGTTCCACCACGGTCAACCCGTCTTCCTGACAGATATTTAATACCCGTTTCCGACTAGTTCCCGGCAAAACATGAGGAAGAGGAGCCGTGTAAAACACGTTATCCCGGATAAAAAATACATTTGAACGAGAACCTTCTGTCACACAGTTATCCTGATCGATTAATAAAACTTCAGAAACTCCTTGTTCCTGAATGATCTTGTTTGTCATTTCCCGTAACTCGGAATTGACATATTTCACTTCGGCATTCTCACGGATAGCATGGCAAGTAACCGTGTCAATTCCATGTTGGTAAGCTTCTTCCGACGGGTAGGAATGTTTTATCTGATAGACATATTGCTCGATTCCCTTCGGGGTAACTCGAAGTACGTATTTAATATTTCCTTCCTTGATATTTTCAAGCTGAATCAATCGATTTAATTGGTCTGCCACGTGTAATGAATTCAAATCAATGGCAATATTTGATTTTTTTATTGAATTGTCAAGTCGTAAAAGGTTGTCGTTTAGAAATATAACTTTTCCTCTAAAAACCCGGCATACCTCATATATACTAAGTCCTTCATTTAGGATGTCTTCGGAATATTCCTTGTTATCGATGGGTTTATTATTAAATAACATCATAATTTTTCTCCTTTTATGTGTCGCGAATTTATGCTTTAAAACGATTATATAACCGGAAATGTTCAGAAATTTTAGAGAGAGAAAATGGGGCTTGTTACTTTCGATAATTTGCGCTATTTTTGGCTGATATATGGAAACACAAGAGCAAATAGAACGGATAGAGCATTTCATACGTGAAGTGATTGTGGATGAAATTACTAAGTTGCAGGGCGTGGGCTTGTCATATATGCAATTTGTCATCATGGGGCAAGCGATTGAGGTTCTGGGAAGTTTTTTAGATAATAAACCCATGAAAGCCAAAGGGCAGTCGGCCAAACGTTTTTCTCTTGGGGTAAAGAAGTTATTCGGCGGGCGTTATCGGTTGTTAAATGATAATGGCTTTTTGTATGATAAACTTCGCAACCAAATGACTCACACGTTCATTCCCGGGAATGATTTGATATTATTGAATCAAGCGGACAATAAGAACGGATATAAACATTTACAAATAATCGATGGCAAATTAGTTTTAATTTCCGAAGTTTTCAATGAAGATATTTGCAAGGCGAGTGAACGTCTTTTAGAAGCTATTAAAAACGGGGTATTATCTCCTAAAAATATTGCTTACTAATACATGGAACAACAAGATAAAATCATATTGATCGGGGCTGGAAATGTCGCTCATCATTTGGCCGGGGCCCTTTTAAAAGCGGGAGAGAATTTATGTCAGATTTATAGTCGTACGCTTGATTCTGCCCGGCAACTGGGAATGAAGACGGGAATATCTTACACGGCTGAAGCAAATGAGGTGTATCCGGATGGGGATATTTATATTTTTTGTGTTAGTGATGATGTTTTACCATCTATTATTAAGACGATTAGAATGCCAGATAATGCGTTACTTCTACACACTTCAGGAAGTCAACCGATGGATGTATT
The window above is part of the Butyricimonas paravirosa genome. Proteins encoded here:
- a CDS encoding glycerate kinase, with amino-acid sequence MNLINNRNILLAPNSFKGSLDAFEFCRILATELEECGFHTISLPLGDGGDGTARIVAHYLHALPIMTKTVDALGREHFASYYLKDNTAIIELAEACGLKHLKREEYDILNTNTAGFGVLINHALSQGATHLILCVGGSASVDGGTGALQEMGLTIVNNSSNRNYITDIKEINTKLLQQRFNGIHITILCDVDNPICGPEGAAAVFAPQKGASPEQVVMLDNQLCLWSALLKQHTGKDVTRLKHGGAAGGITAAMHALLNAQLVSGSEYCLTLSHFHDNLLQAGIVITGEGKIDIQSFYGKIPGTVATLCLQQNVPVYAVVGLAEKQVLTRFDKVFTMSQYARSIQDSIKNAPYYLKIIAQAIVDALYSSAYSD
- a CDS encoding serine hydrolase domain-containing protein; translation: MKYIILIILFFSVISFRPWNSFTKEIQVEKDSIPQDTLAVAVHDLFTNEYSDLVETKRLDQTIERFMSQWEIKGASLAIMKDGKLIYSKGYGYADEENEVKTDVNHIFRIASVSKLITAAGIMKLVENGILSLDDKVFGEEGILSDTTLYAPIKDKRVNNITVENLLRHQGGFTNRAGDPMFCPVDIAEKMNVPAPADLNTIIKFVLSRRLGFTPGTSTCYSNVGYGILSRVIEKVSGKNYEEFIQDSILIPAGCYDMHLAHNLDKDRYFNEVRYYEQSDADLIRSCDGRDTLVYRSNGGNNIEALYGAGGWVASPTELLRFLSAIDADDSYPDILTKESVETMTKCVKNALPLGWMNTNNQGDWWRSGTLAGTSAMLKRQRDGFCWAFITNTSNWTGPRFPHKIEGMMVRAMDRVKEWPDRNLFDPDYCKAFEDGKKLLANEKGAQAHPVHPDNI
- a CDS encoding aminotransferase class IV; protein product: MMLFNNKPIDNKEYSEDILNEGLSIYEVCRVFRGKVIFLNDNLLRLDNSIKKSNIAIDLNSLHVADQLNRLIQLENIKEGNIKYVLRVTPKGIEQYVYQIKHSYPSEEAYQHGIDTVTCHAIRENAEVKYVNSELREMTNKIIQEQGVSEVLLIDQDNCVTEGSRSNVFFIRDNVFYTAPLPHVLPGTSRKRVLNICQEDGLTVVEQRVNYKDIASYQAAFITGTSPLVLPIAHIDGIAFDPHHPLLVKVMEHYFNLLSKNF